A stretch of Pristiophorus japonicus isolate sPriJap1 chromosome 12, sPriJap1.hap1, whole genome shotgun sequence DNA encodes these proteins:
- the LOC139277412 gene encoding uncharacterized protein isoform X1: MTAVLTQEHGDRQRPVGYYSAKLDAVALGWGSCLRAMEATCRAVMTTAGLVLDQKLTVKCPHNVHALLSMNRMSRVTAARWTRWTAVLEAPNLHIFRASPVNPTTMLPMSESREQEGGECEEHDCVEILKETEEAALAAEEPLHNPDLILFTDGSSFVDNGTRKAGWAVTTLYEVVAKGCLPSGTSAQQAELRALSEACRIAEGQTANVYTDSRYAFGVAHKFGLLWRKRGFITAAGTPIRNGKEVRDLLEAIQLPQEVSILKCKAHTKKNTTEAQGNALADQAAKDAASQGVPPEEPTQMCRLKALRTLTRDLQTMQGECSREEKWTWIEAGIKLCEDGVWRQRVTDKPVTPQVFMPFLAQQIHSWGYLASQQMTARFQKSWWGRGFKKHAQLVTDGCVVCQKNNSGPITVMPQLRPPAPVRPFQHLQVDFFISSFMPRIH, translated from the coding sequence aagacctgttggctattattcggcaaaactggatgcggtagcccttggatggggaagttgcctaagggccatggaagctacatgtcgagcggtaatgaccactgcgggtctagtcctcgaccaaaagctgactgtcaagtgtccccacaacgtacatgctttgctgtctatgaatagaatgtctcgggtgacggcagcaagatggacccgctggacagcagttttggaagctcctaatctccatatcttccgggccagcccggttaatcccacaactatgctcccgatgtcagaatcgagggagcaagaggggggagaatgtgaagagcatgactgcgtggagattttaaaagaaacagaagaagcagccttagcagcagaggagcctctgcacaacccagacctcatcctgtttacagatggttcctcctttgtggacaatggtaccagaaaagcaggatgggcagttacaaccttatatgaggtagtggcaaaaggatgtttaccctcaggaacgtcagcacaacaggccgagttacgggccctgtcagaagcatgtcgaatagcagaaggacagacagctaatgtctacacagattcacgatatgcttttggagtcgctcacaaatttggtctgttatggcggaaaagaggattcatcactgctgctggtacacctatccgaaatggaaaagaagtccgagacttactggaggccatacaattacctcaggaagtgtccatcctgaagtgtaaggcccataccaagaaaaataccacagaagcacagggaaatgccctagccgaccaggcagctaaagatgccgcctcacagggcgttcccccagaagaaccaacacagatgtgcagattgaaagcactcaggactctgacacgagaccttcaaacaatgcaaggcgagtgctcccgagaggaaaaatggacatggattgaggcaggaattaagctatgcgaagatggtgtctggagacaaagagttaccgacaagccagtcacgccacaagtgtttatgccttttttagcccaacagatccactcgtggggatacttggcctcacaacagatgacggcacggttccagaaaagctggtggggtcggggatttaaaaaacatgcccagctggtaacagacggctgtgtggtctgccagaaaaataattctggaccaatcacggtaatgccccaactgaggccccctgcccctgtcagaccattccagcatctgcaggttgatttttttatatcttccttcatgccaaggatacactaa